The region TTCTGATGCTTGACACTCAACTGAAGCAATAAATCTTGTACCGATCTGAACGCCCTTTGCGCCTAAAGACAAAGCAGCCAAAAACCCTCTACCATCAGCTATGCCTCCAGCTGCTATAACAGGAATTTTCACAGCATCAACAACTTGTGGTACAAGTGCCATAGTTGTAAGCTCACCTATGTGTCCACCAGATTCCATACCTTCTGCCACAACAGCAATTGCACCAATAGATTCCATACGTTTAGCCAATGCTACAGCACCAACCACAGGTATTACTTTAATATTGGCATCTGCAAAAGCTTGCATATACTTGCCTGGGTTTCCGGCACCTGTTGTAACTACCTTTACTTTGTGCTTTATCACCAATCTAACAATTTCTTCAACGAATGGTGAAAGAAGCATAATATTCACACCAAATGGCTTGTCTGTCATCTCTTTTGCAAGTAGAATCTGGCTTTCTAACCACTGTGGAGTTGCATGGCCTGCTGCTATTATACCAAGTGCACCTGCTTGACTTACACTTGAAGCTAATTTCGCATCTGATACCCAAGCCATACCACCTTGAAATATTGGATACTCTATGCCAAGTATATCGCAAATTTCTGTTTTAAACACTAATTGCCTCCTACCAAACAATCACGCAAGCACCCCATGTTAAACTTGCGCCAAAACTATTGAGTAAAATTTTATCATTTTTTTTAATTTTCCCCTGATTATAAGCCAAATCTAAAGCTAATGGTATAGAAGCTGCAGCAGTATTTCCGTGAATATCAAGTGCAATTTGTACTTTTTCCATAGGTAAATGTACTCTTTTTGCAACACCTTCTAAAATTCTAATATTGGCTTGATGACACACCATTAAATCAATATCGCTAAAACTCATATTGCATTTATTTAAAACCTCTTCTGATACAGCTGCAATACTTTGTACAGCCATTTTAAATGTCTGGTTACCAAGCATTTTAATATAGATATCGTGGTTATCTATAGCTTCTTTAGAACAAGGCGCCAAGCTCCCACCTGCAGGTATCTGCATAAGATCCGTGTAATCGCCATCCGAGTGCAATACTATATCAAGAATACCGCTTTCATCATTACTTGACTGCAATAAAACTGCTGCTGCACCATCTCCAAAAATTACACATGTGCTTCTATCTGTCCAGTCTACAAACTTACTCAATACTTCAGCACCAATTACAAGCACATTTTTTGCGACATTAGAACGTATATATGAATCACCTACACTCAAAGCATACAAAAAACCACTGCAAGCAGCAT is a window of Desulfurella sp. DNA encoding:
- the fabK gene encoding enoyl-[acyl-carrier-protein] reductase FabK, whose protein sequence is MFKTEICDILGIEYPIFQGGMAWVSDAKLASSVSQAGALGIIAAGHATPQWLESQILLAKEMTDKPFGVNIMLLSPFVEEIVRLVIKHKVKVVTTGAGNPGKYMQAFADANIKVIPVVGAVALAKRMESIGAIAVVAEGMESGGHIGELTTMALVPQVVDAVKIPVIAAGGIADGRGFLAALSLGAKGVQIGTRFIASVECQASENYKQAIIKAKDRDTVVTGLSTGHPVRIIRNKLAREFEKLEKQEASIEEIEKLGSGKLRLAVVDGDVENGSVMAGQISGLVKDIKPVKEIINDIINQAKKTLENLNALGT
- a CDS encoding beta-ketoacyl-ACP synthase 3, translated to AACSGFLYALSVGDSYIRSNVAKNVLVIGAEVLSKFVDWTDRSTCVIFGDGAAAVLLQSSNDESGILDIVLHSDGDYTDLMQIPAGGSLAPCSKEAIDNHDIYIKMLGNQTFKMAVQSIAAVSEEVLNKCNMSFSDIDLMVCHQANIRILEGVAKRVHLPMEKVQIALDIHGNTAAASIPLALDLAYNQGKIKKNDKILLNSFGASLTWGACVIVW